From one Paenibacillus terrae HPL-003 genomic stretch:
- the speE gene encoding polyamine aminopropyltransferase, translating into MDLWFTEKQTPSFGITAKIKQTYVSEKTEFQDLAMIETEEFGNMLVLDGMVMTTVKDEFVYHEMVAHPALNTHPNPKKVLVVGGGDGGVIREVIKHPEVEKAVLVEIDGKVIEYSKQYLPEIAGKLDEPNVEVLVNDGYMHIIEHKNEYDVIMVDSTEPVGPAAPLFERGFYQGIFEALKEDGIFVAQTDNPWFKADLIQKVNKDVKEIFPIVRVYGANIPTYPSGLWTFTLGSKKYDPLEIDEAQIPEMDTRYYSPRLHKAAFVLPKFVEDLTK; encoded by the coding sequence ATGGACTTGTGGTTTACAGAAAAGCAAACTCCCTCTTTCGGCATTACAGCAAAAATCAAACAAACGTATGTCTCTGAGAAAACGGAGTTTCAGGATCTGGCGATGATCGAGACAGAGGAATTCGGCAACATGCTTGTACTGGATGGTATGGTAATGACCACCGTGAAGGATGAATTCGTTTATCACGAAATGGTAGCACACCCCGCTTTGAATACCCATCCGAATCCGAAAAAGGTTTTGGTGGTGGGCGGCGGCGATGGCGGCGTCATTCGTGAGGTCATCAAGCATCCTGAGGTTGAAAAGGCCGTGCTGGTTGAGATTGATGGCAAGGTGATCGAATATTCCAAACAATATTTGCCTGAAATCGCCGGTAAGCTGGATGAGCCTAATGTAGAAGTATTGGTTAATGATGGATACATGCACATTATTGAGCATAAAAATGAATACGACGTGATCATGGTCGATTCGACAGAGCCGGTCGGTCCGGCAGCGCCGTTGTTCGAGCGCGGATTTTACCAAGGTATTTTTGAAGCGCTGAAGGAAGATGGCATTTTCGTGGCACAGACGGACAACCCTTGGTTCAAGGCTGACTTGATTCAGAAGGTTAACAAAGATGTGAAGGAGATTTTTCCGATTGTACGTGTGTACGGTGCGAATATTCCAACCTATCCGAGTGGTCTCTGGACATTCACGCTGGGGAGCAAGAAGTATGATCCGCTGGAAATAGACGAGGCTCAAATTCCAGAGATGGATACCCGGTATTACAGTCCACGTTTACACAAAGCTGCGTTTGTATTGCCTAAATTTGTGGAGGATTTAACGAAATAG
- a CDS encoding carbohydrate ABC transporter permease: MNSVFSNKTAITIFVLPTLLIFCGIVLVPIFVSSYYSLLDWNGVGKGTFVGLNNYAEMFNDPRVLNSIKNSLLFAAASIFIQLPLSLLLALILASNVKGEGFYRTVYFIPVLISTVVIAQLWSKIYNADYGLLNSLLESIGLSHLAQDWLGQKHTALVASFIPTLWQYVGYHMLLMYAGAKSISNDIIEAAKIDGASRIRTVFSITLPLMRPILKVCLIFSVIGAFKVFDLIYVLTNGGPFFTTEVPSTLMYTTIFDTYRYGYGSAISVFIILECLVFTVIINKYFKTE; this comes from the coding sequence ATGAATTCTGTATTTTCGAATAAAACAGCCATTACCATATTTGTCCTGCCTACTCTCCTTATATTTTGTGGCATTGTATTAGTTCCGATCTTCGTCTCCAGCTATTACAGCTTGCTGGACTGGAATGGTGTAGGCAAAGGAACGTTTGTCGGATTGAACAATTATGCCGAAATGTTCAATGACCCACGCGTATTGAACTCTATCAAAAATTCGCTGCTGTTTGCAGCAGCTTCGATTTTCATCCAATTGCCCTTGTCGCTTCTGCTTGCCCTGATATTGGCGTCTAATGTCAAGGGAGAAGGGTTTTACCGTACGGTATATTTCATTCCGGTTCTGATTTCAACCGTGGTGATCGCGCAGTTGTGGTCTAAGATCTATAACGCGGATTATGGCCTCTTGAACTCTTTGCTTGAGAGCATAGGTCTGTCCCATTTGGCCCAGGACTGGCTTGGACAGAAGCATACGGCGCTGGTGGCTTCGTTTATTCCGACCCTGTGGCAGTATGTCGGTTATCATATGCTGCTGATGTATGCCGGTGCGAAGTCGATTTCAAATGATATTATCGAAGCAGCCAAAATTGATGGAGCTTCCCGCATTCGGACAGTCTTCTCCATCACCCTCCCGCTAATGAGGCCCATTCTCAAGGTATGTCTCATCTTCTCCGTCATCGGTGCCTTCAAGGTATTCGATCTGATCTATGTATTGACGAACGGCGGTCCATTCTTCACCACCGAGGTACCGAGCACCCTGATGTACACGACCATTTTCGATACCTACAGGTATGGCTACGGAAGTGCGATATCCGTCTTCATTATTCTGGAGTGTCTAGTATTCACAGTTATCATCAATAAATACTTCAAGACTGAATAG
- a CDS encoding extracellular solute-binding protein — MKALLKNTMVIILALGLTGSITACSSGSSEATQQEGSGSIKLTLWDQSVGNTDPSAKLLPQIIEKWNSEHPDIQVERTGTTGEQYKTKIKTSIAAGEAPDIFYGMGGGSFMQPYIKSGNVLEITSYLKNDIKAKMAPGMSEAIETDGKIYTLPVYTHIANLYVNTELFDKAGAKIPTTYSELLDAVEKLKTAGITPALIGEKDRWPGMYWYDIIAMRQAGNAAVLEAFKDSAKWDSPDFVAAATKMQQLAKAGAFNSSMFSMSYDEMLGAFNAGKGAMMFQANWVNAGIEDPSSAVKGKVKVIPFPIFEDGKGKNTEIFGGAVDGFYVSSNTKHPKEAVEFLMYLSEQLGTKGFLAGAGLPSWNTDGLDTSGLSTLDQSSANIMKTATSFIAWWDNILPADSAEAHKNLIAQLLAGDITPEEFCKQMAQLKPTELSL, encoded by the coding sequence ATGAAAGCGCTATTAAAAAATACGATGGTCATTATACTGGCACTGGGTCTCACTGGCAGCATAACCGCATGTTCATCTGGTTCATCGGAAGCGACGCAGCAGGAAGGAAGCGGTTCTATAAAATTGACGCTGTGGGATCAGTCAGTAGGCAATACGGACCCGTCAGCTAAATTATTGCCGCAAATCATTGAGAAGTGGAACAGCGAGCATCCCGATATCCAGGTTGAACGGACAGGTACGACCGGTGAGCAATATAAAACCAAGATTAAGACATCCATTGCCGCAGGCGAAGCACCCGATATTTTTTACGGCATGGGTGGGGGAAGTTTTATGCAGCCATATATTAAATCTGGAAATGTTCTTGAAATTACCAGCTACTTGAAAAATGACATCAAGGCAAAAATGGCCCCAGGCATGTCGGAAGCCATCGAGACGGACGGTAAAATTTATACACTGCCTGTTTACACACATATCGCCAATCTTTATGTCAATACCGAGCTGTTCGATAAAGCGGGCGCAAAAATCCCGACGACCTACTCAGAGCTGCTTGATGCGGTGGAGAAACTAAAGACAGCGGGGATTACTCCGGCTCTTATCGGCGAAAAGGATCGCTGGCCAGGCATGTATTGGTATGACATTATTGCGATGCGCCAAGCAGGAAATGCCGCAGTACTAGAGGCGTTCAAGGACTCTGCCAAATGGGATTCGCCCGACTTCGTCGCGGCAGCCACTAAAATGCAGCAACTGGCTAAGGCAGGCGCTTTCAACAGCAGTATGTTCAGCATGAGCTATGATGAAATGCTTGGTGCGTTCAATGCAGGGAAGGGGGCCATGATGTTCCAGGCCAACTGGGTGAACGCCGGGATCGAAGACCCTTCCTCGGCAGTCAAAGGAAAGGTGAAAGTCATTCCCTTCCCAATATTTGAGGACGGCAAGGGCAAGAATACCGAAATATTCGGTGGCGCGGTCGACGGCTTCTATGTCAGCAGCAACACAAAGCATCCGAAGGAAGCTGTTGAATTCCTCATGTACTTAAGCGAGCAGCTTGGCACGAAGGGGTTTCTGGCGGGGGCAGGGCTTCCTAGCTGGAATACAGATGGGCTTGACACCTCAGGGCTTTCCACACTGGATCAATCCAGCGCAAACATCATGAAAACGGCGACCTCGTTTATTGCGTGGTGGGATAATATTCTTCCGGCCGATTCGGCAGAAGCACACAAAAACCTGATTGCGCAGCTTTTGGCAGGCGATATTACTCCAGAGGAATTCTGCAAGCAAATGGCTCAGCTGAAGCCGACGGAATTGAGTCTCTGA
- a CDS encoding sensor histidine kinase encodes MLQQIKSLIAFIHSKPKKLSFTIPFAYFLIILLTVVFSYLVLNQIAADSAQKKINEASLQTISSIQTNVDLMIENVNNYSKMIFSDHNLQNLLRQGDVYANLQTQSKVSAYLYNLMQAVPIIDSVYIFDNSGHRFSVGTQELPTFKEANVEDAPWYEQAVLNKGKYILKLNGSGAFSEGSTHENFVSFIRLIRDIDNTSQLGVLVMNIKVGSLEQAYSNLLNQNSFQIAILDENNQIIVDHSTEAQGDTAFQHLLTTHRDALEQQFQKSNSGFFALNSGSQKYTVSYLAVRDYPWKFISIDQNNSMDSKNKSLVLLALLLLVINGIVFFVSSFIISRSIIKPIHKLLRSMNKAPSGNLRKVNVELNSYEFEKLFIGYNDMIEQIDQMLKRTIEEQNTIRRAELNTLQAQIKPHFLYNTLDSITSLALSGLNAQVCDLLEALGNYYRMSVSKGREVITVGEEIEIVRNYLIIQMTRYQDVFEVQFDVDEDCCQSPIPKLVLQPLVENSLYHGIRPKGTKGTIWVSVRKTEDDVLRISIADDGVGMSEKEISQILYTERKGQIKSFGLWGTMERWRIFYGDDAGVNIESQPGKGTTVTLMIPNGVDALWEN; translated from the coding sequence ATGCTACAGCAAATAAAAAGCTTGATAGCCTTTATTCACAGCAAGCCGAAGAAATTATCCTTTACCATACCATTCGCCTACTTCTTAATTATCCTGCTTACAGTGGTGTTCAGCTACTTGGTCCTGAATCAAATCGCTGCGGACTCCGCGCAGAAGAAGATCAATGAGGCCTCCTTGCAGACGATCAGCTCCATCCAGACCAACGTCGATCTAATGATTGAGAATGTAAACAACTATTCCAAAATGATCTTCTCAGATCATAATCTGCAAAATCTGCTAAGGCAAGGGGATGTATATGCCAACCTGCAGACCCAGTCCAAGGTCAGCGCTTATTTGTACAATTTAATGCAAGCGGTTCCAATCATTGATTCCGTGTACATTTTCGACAATTCGGGCCATCGTTTTTCCGTCGGAACGCAGGAATTGCCGACTTTTAAGGAAGCCAATGTAGAGGACGCTCCATGGTATGAGCAGGCTGTGCTCAATAAAGGAAAGTATATTCTGAAGCTGAATGGCAGTGGAGCCTTTTCGGAGGGAAGTACCCATGAGAATTTCGTTTCTTTCATTCGATTGATTCGAGATATCGACAACACCTCCCAGCTCGGGGTCTTGGTCATGAACATTAAGGTAGGCTCCCTTGAACAAGCGTATTCCAATCTCCTGAATCAAAACTCGTTTCAAATTGCCATTCTGGATGAGAATAATCAGATCATTGTGGACCATTCCACAGAAGCTCAAGGCGACACAGCCTTTCAGCACCTGCTGACAACCCACCGGGATGCACTGGAGCAGCAATTTCAGAAAAGCAACTCAGGATTTTTTGCCTTGAACTCCGGTTCACAGAAATATACGGTGTCCTATCTCGCAGTCCGAGACTATCCTTGGAAATTCATAAGTATAGACCAAAACAACAGTATGGATTCCAAAAACAAGTCGCTTGTGCTGTTAGCGTTGCTTTTACTTGTGATCAATGGAATCGTTTTCTTTGTGAGTTCATTCATTATCTCACGCAGTATTATCAAACCGATCCATAAGCTTTTGCGATCCATGAACAAGGCCCCAAGCGGCAACCTCAGGAAAGTGAATGTGGAACTGAATAGCTATGAATTTGAAAAGCTGTTTATTGGCTACAACGACATGATCGAACAAATTGACCAGATGCTGAAGCGAACTATCGAGGAGCAGAATACGATTCGTAGGGCGGAGCTGAATACGTTGCAAGCTCAAATCAAACCACACTTTTTATATAACACGCTTGACTCCATTACCTCGTTAGCCCTTTCTGGATTAAATGCTCAGGTTTGTGATCTGCTTGAGGCCTTGGGGAACTATTATCGCATGAGTGTCAGCAAGGGACGCGAAGTTATCACGGTTGGCGAAGAAATTGAAATTGTTCGAAATTATCTGATAATTCAGATGACACGCTACCAGGATGTCTTTGAGGTTCAGTTCGATGTGGACGAGGATTGCTGCCAGTCCCCGATTCCAAAGCTTGTACTGCAGCCCTTGGTGGAAAATTCGCTGTATCATGGCATTCGACCCAAAGGAACCAAGGGAACGATATGGGTCAGCGTGCGAAAGACGGAGGATGATGTGCTGAGGATATCCATCGCTGATGATGGTGTGGGCATGTCGGAGAAAGAGATTTCGCAAATTCTGTATACGGAGCGAAAAGGCCAAATCAAGAGCTTCGGCCTATGGGGCACCATGGAGCGTTGGCGTATTTTTTATGGAGATGACGCTGGAGTAAACATTGAAAGTCAGCCGGGGAAGGGAACGACGGTAACTTTGATGATACCGAATGGAGTAGATGCTTTATGGGAAAATTAA
- a CDS encoding response regulator, whose amino-acid sequence MGKLKVLIVDDEYLIRNLLRMRIDWETQGMVIVGEASNAHEALDLVEQQRPDVIFTDICMPTIDGIEFSGMVLEKHPDIKIVVVTGHDEFEYARQSIKIGIADFILKPIRPSELLAVTDKLKGMIDEERTRDKEMEKLKAVLERNFPYIREKFLNQWLNGALSQEEIHEKLEYFKIPLHLGVKAYQIAVIEIFSTTAKQTEEQLILLRMECSNKIKAFYQEDSQVIILTDTRDQVVIISWSQAVNLVSDCEGLKTDLIHSHKCLVSIGVGRKHKDIQEAHLGYQEACRALQYQAFVGKNQVVCFEDIVDHREQTYRSNAELLQHLQFYISVGSSERATQMLSRIFDVSFSSVLQFRMAAMDVITECQRAAMEQQMENEHVFDKEMLVSILTADHLPELMRTLESYVRYVSGAIHSKNQTKEGNLISQVKEYLEHNLSDPGVGLASTAAVFFVSPGHLGRLMKKETGQTFVEHLTNIRMKRAEALLKQTDLKGYEIGEQVGITDPHYFSVLFKKTMGRSMNEYRQSK is encoded by the coding sequence ATGGGAAAATTAAAGGTTTTGATCGTGGATGATGAATATCTGATCCGGAATCTGCTGCGAATGCGCATTGACTGGGAAACGCAGGGCATGGTGATCGTAGGCGAAGCCTCCAATGCACACGAGGCACTTGATCTGGTGGAGCAGCAGAGACCGGATGTTATTTTTACGGATATTTGCATGCCGACAATCGACGGAATTGAGTTTAGCGGTATGGTATTGGAAAAGCACCCAGATATTAAAATCGTGGTCGTTACGGGCCATGATGAGTTCGAATATGCGCGTCAGAGTATCAAAATTGGCATTGCCGACTTTATATTAAAGCCGATTCGTCCTTCGGAGCTGTTAGCAGTAACCGATAAGCTGAAAGGTATGATTGATGAGGAGCGTACGCGTGATAAGGAAATGGAGAAGCTGAAGGCGGTGCTGGAACGAAATTTTCCATATATTCGGGAAAAATTCCTGAACCAATGGTTAAACGGTGCTCTATCACAGGAAGAAATTCATGAAAAACTCGAATATTTCAAAATACCCCTGCACCTTGGTGTAAAGGCGTATCAAATAGCCGTGATCGAGATTTTCTCGACAACGGCGAAGCAGACGGAGGAACAACTTATCCTACTACGAATGGAATGCAGTAATAAAATAAAAGCGTTCTATCAGGAGGATTCTCAAGTCATTATTCTGACGGACACTCGAGACCAGGTTGTGATCATTTCATGGAGCCAGGCTGTCAATCTGGTAAGCGATTGTGAAGGGCTCAAGACCGATCTGATTCATTCCCACAAATGCTTGGTAAGCATCGGTGTCGGGCGCAAGCATAAGGATATACAAGAAGCGCATCTAGGCTATCAGGAAGCATGTCGTGCGCTTCAATATCAGGCCTTCGTTGGAAAAAATCAAGTGGTCTGCTTCGAGGATATTGTGGATCACAGAGAACAGACGTATCGGTCCAATGCAGAGCTTCTTCAGCACCTGCAATTTTACATCAGTGTCGGTTCCTCTGAACGCGCAACTCAAATGCTGAGTCGAATCTTTGACGTGTCGTTCTCCAGTGTGTTGCAGTTTCGGATGGCGGCGATGGATGTGATTACCGAATGCCAGCGTGCGGCGATGGAACAGCAGATGGAGAATGAACACGTATTCGATAAAGAAATGCTGGTCTCCATTCTCACCGCAGATCATCTGCCAGAATTAATGAGAACATTGGAGAGCTATGTCCGATATGTGTCGGGGGCCATTCATTCGAAAAACCAGACCAAGGAAGGCAACCTGATCAGCCAGGTGAAGGAGTATCTTGAGCACAACTTGAGCGATCCAGGTGTGGGATTGGCGAGCACTGCTGCGGTCTTCTTCGTCAGTCCAGGCCATTTGGGACGGCTGATGAAGAAGGAGACGGGTCAGACCTTTGTGGAGCATCTTACGAATATACGCATGAAGAGGGCGGAAGCCTTACTGAAGCAGACCGATTTAAAGGGATACGAGATCGGTGAGCAGGTAGGGATCACGGACCCGCACTATTTCAGTGTCTTGTTCAAAAAAACCATGGGCAGGTCCATGAATGAGTACAGACAAAGTAAATGA
- a CDS encoding carbohydrate ABC transporter permease, with translation MQVVLQKKRNFTKYIGKILLQGFLIIVAITQIYPLIWLTFFSLKDNSEIFSGDVAGLPQKFLWSNYTKALSDGHVLTYFFNSVLVTAVSIILVLILSSMTGYAITRMKWKLSGLTMTTILLGMMVPIHAALLPLFMVLKNLGLLNTYWALIIPYVAFGIPMAVFILGSFFNGIPRELEEAAVIDGCGIYKTFFFIVLPLVRPALSTVAIFTFLSCWNELMFAVTFINKASYQTLTVGMMSMVGTYITQWGIIGAGLMITTIPTIVIYLLLNKQVQKSMIAGAVKG, from the coding sequence ATGCAAGTAGTGTTGCAAAAAAAACGGAACTTTACGAAATATATTGGAAAAATATTGTTACAAGGGTTTTTAATCATAGTGGCGATCACGCAGATTTATCCTCTCATCTGGCTGACATTCTTCTCACTGAAGGATAATAGTGAGATATTCAGCGGCGATGTGGCAGGACTTCCCCAAAAATTTCTCTGGAGCAACTATACCAAGGCATTATCTGATGGTCATGTATTAACTTATTTTTTTAATAGCGTGCTGGTAACTGCTGTGTCCATTATCCTGGTGTTGATCCTCTCCTCCATGACGGGATATGCCATCACGAGAATGAAATGGAAGCTCAGCGGTTTAACGATGACGACAATTCTTCTGGGGATGATGGTACCGATTCACGCAGCTTTGCTGCCCCTCTTTATGGTACTTAAGAATCTGGGCTTGCTGAACACCTATTGGGCATTGATTATTCCTTATGTTGCGTTTGGCATTCCCATGGCGGTGTTCATCCTTGGAAGCTTTTTCAACGGAATTCCACGTGAGCTGGAGGAAGCCGCGGTCATCGACGGATGCGGGATCTACAAAACGTTCTTCTTCATTGTATTGCCGCTTGTTCGTCCTGCCTTGTCCACGGTGGCGATATTTACATTCCTTTCCTGCTGGAACGAGCTGATGTTTGCGGTGACATTTATTAATAAGGCATCCTATCAGACACTAACGGTGGGGATGATGTCTATGGTCGGAACTTACATTACACAGTGGGGAATTATCGGAGCAGGGCTCATGATTACGACCATCCCGACGATTGTGATCTATTTGCTGCTTAATAAGCAGGTGCAGAAGAGTATGATTGCGGGCGCTGTCAAAGGATAA
- a CDS encoding transglycosylase domain-containing protein, translated as MAATTGQFPKRKPLWLRWFQGLLSLTILTVIAACILLAYLYTTSLPLADTDRNSRLLDSQGQVIATFSAGGKESIPVQLDQISPDLIAATLAVEDRKFYDHFGFDFKGLGRAVLVNLTHWDMSQGASTLTQQLARNLYLSHEKTWTRKAKEAIYTAQLEMKYTKNELLQMYLNEIYYGHGAYGIEAASQMYFGKSAKDLDLAESALLAGIPKGPTYYSPYNHMKNAKDRQKIVLDSLALTGKITPAQATKAYEEMLALRPESQRRTVETAPWFRDYIRQLATNQLGISESVLEHGGLSIYTTLDMHMQQAAEAAVDEGMKNSNGLETALISIDPRNGYVKAMVGGTNYVGNQYNHALATTRQPGSSFKPIMYLSALDSGELTSTSKFESRPTLFHYDNNRKTYKPKNFGDKYLGEIDLRRAIAASDNIYAVSTMLKVGTDRVMDLARKMGITSELKPVPSLALGVSPVSPFEMASAFSVIGSGGQKVAPVAVLRITDAAGRSLYEAPQTAPVQVVKPASAYVLTRLMEGVFEEGGTGNRVAKLIKRPVAGKSGTTNTDAWMVGFTPELSTAVWVGYDKGKAISTQDARRAAPIFAQYTEKALENVPPKIFPIPDGVVSAYIDPASGKLAAPDSPDKRLEVFVSGTEPKETLSGQNNPPAATQTDQAEQQAEKKSWWSNFKRWWME; from the coding sequence ATGGCCGCTACAACCGGGCAATTTCCCAAACGCAAGCCGCTCTGGCTTCGATGGTTTCAGGGGCTGCTGTCACTCACCATTCTGACGGTCATCGCTGCCTGCATTCTGCTCGCCTACTTATATACCACCAGTCTCCCGCTCGCGGATACGGACCGGAATTCGCGTCTGCTCGATAGCCAGGGCCAAGTCATTGCCACCTTCTCTGCCGGAGGCAAGGAATCCATTCCTGTCCAGCTGGATCAAATCTCACCCGATCTGATTGCAGCTACGCTGGCTGTGGAAGACCGGAAGTTTTACGATCATTTTGGCTTTGATTTCAAAGGCTTGGGCAGGGCCGTGCTTGTCAATCTGACTCATTGGGATATGTCGCAAGGAGCCAGCACACTGACTCAGCAGCTTGCACGCAATTTGTATCTATCTCATGAGAAAACATGGACACGTAAGGCCAAGGAGGCCATCTATACCGCGCAGCTTGAAATGAAGTACACCAAGAACGAGCTGCTGCAAATGTATTTGAACGAAATCTATTATGGTCACGGTGCCTACGGCATTGAAGCAGCTTCGCAGATGTATTTCGGTAAATCCGCAAAAGATCTGGATTTGGCTGAAAGCGCCCTGCTGGCAGGTATTCCGAAGGGACCTACCTATTATTCGCCGTATAATCATATGAAAAACGCAAAGGATCGGCAAAAAATTGTGTTGGACTCCTTGGCGCTCACTGGCAAAATTACTCCAGCCCAAGCTACCAAGGCCTATGAGGAAATGCTTGCCCTGCGGCCCGAGAGCCAGCGCCGGACGGTAGAAACAGCCCCCTGGTTCCGCGACTACATCCGCCAGCTTGCAACGAATCAGCTGGGAATTAGTGAAAGTGTGCTGGAGCATGGCGGGCTAAGCATTTATACCACGCTGGACATGCACATGCAGCAAGCAGCCGAGGCGGCTGTAGACGAGGGCATGAAGAACAGCAACGGACTGGAGACGGCGTTAATCTCCATTGACCCGCGCAACGGGTATGTGAAGGCCATGGTTGGCGGGACCAACTATGTCGGCAATCAGTATAATCATGCGCTTGCCACCACCCGGCAGCCCGGCTCATCCTTTAAGCCGATTATGTATCTGAGCGCACTGGATTCTGGCGAATTGACAAGTACGTCCAAGTTCGAAAGCCGACCGACGTTGTTCCACTATGACAACAACCGTAAAACCTACAAGCCCAAAAATTTTGGAGACAAATATTTGGGCGAAATCGATCTGCGGCGCGCGATTGCAGCGTCCGATAATATTTATGCTGTAAGCACCATGCTCAAGGTGGGGACAGACAGGGTCATGGACCTCGCCCGCAAAATGGGCATTACGAGCGAGCTAAAGCCCGTGCCTTCCCTCGCGCTGGGCGTATCGCCCGTCAGCCCGTTCGAGATGGCCTCGGCCTTCTCGGTCATCGGCAGCGGCGGGCAAAAGGTCGCTCCGGTGGCGGTGCTGCGCATCACCGATGCGGCCGGGCGGTCGCTCTACGAAGCACCGCAGACCGCTCCGGTGCAGGTGGTGAAGCCCGCCTCCGCCTACGTCCTCACACGCCTGATGGAAGGCGTGTTCGAGGAAGGCGGCACCGGCAACCGGGTCGCGAAGCTGATCAAGCGCCCGGTTGCCGGCAAGAGCGGCACGACCAACACCGATGCGTGGATGGTTGGCTTCACACCCGAGCTGTCCACCGCCGTCTGGGTCGGCTATGACAAGGGCAAGGCCATCAGCACGCAGGATGCCCGGCGGGCGGCACCGATTTTTGCGCAATATACGGAAAAAGCGCTGGAGAATGTGCCGCCCAAGATCTTCCCCATCCCTGACGGCGTAGTCAGCGCCTATATTGATCCGGCCAGTGGCAAGCTGGCCGCGCCGGACAGTCCAGACAAACGGCTTGAAGTATTCGTCAGCGGCACGGAGCCAAAGGAGACCTTGTCTGGACAAAATAACCCACCAGCAGCGACACAGACAGACCAAGCGGAGCAGCAGGCAGAGAAGAAATCGTGGTGGAGCAATTTCAAGCGATGGTGGATGGAGTAG
- a CDS encoding transporter: MSLLPQVPSQPGTPGPLTPSGPSIPQFPGTQGSFPSPIGPPPGGGGLVPQPPFGPPPGPGPFSPPPGLIGAPGPGLQAQAPTAPPPQFTPPRPLVTAHAIDPLAISGCLFRNTFIWLTNGERFWLYPVFVGRTSVAGFRWNGRFWTYFGIDTNRIEAFSCFW, encoded by the coding sequence ATGTCTTTACTGCCACAAGTGCCTTCACAACCGGGCACTCCGGGTCCACTTACACCATCAGGTCCATCGATCCCACAATTTCCTGGTACACAGGGCTCGTTCCCGTCACCGATTGGCCCACCACCAGGGGGAGGGGGCCTTGTGCCACAGCCGCCTTTTGGCCCACCACCAGGGCCGGGTCCATTCTCGCCGCCGCCAGGGCTGATAGGCGCTCCGGGCCCGGGACTACAAGCTCAGGCACCAACTGCCCCGCCGCCGCAATTTACGCCACCGAGACCACTGGTCACGGCCCATGCTATTGATCCTTTAGCCATCTCCGGCTGCTTGTTCCGCAACACATTTATATGGCTGACGAATGGTGAGCGCTTCTGGCTGTACCCTGTCTTTGTGGGCAGAACATCCGTAGCGGGGTTCCGGTGGAATGGTCGTTTTTGGACTTATTTTGGTATAGACACCAACCGTATCGAGGCATTTAGCTGCTTCTGGTAA
- a CDS encoding polysaccharide deacetylase family protein has translation MVKLSMVHKVPTREKAVAFTFDDGPHPLYTQQLLDIFRQAGGRATFFMIGQEMEAFEDIAAEVHGAGHEIANHTYSHPDLTKLTLDDARAELQRTEEGIQRVTGKGALCFRPPFFGVNADILSLAAELGYSAIGAVNGEAKDWEQPGVDFILEHTRLTVAPGSIFLFHDGYGERSQTVEAVRVLVEELAAEGYRFVTVSELLEFTDHA, from the coding sequence ATGGTCAAATTATCAATGGTGCATAAGGTTCCAACCCGGGAGAAGGCCGTCGCCTTTACGTTTGACGATGGTCCGCATCCGTTATATACGCAACAACTGCTGGATATCTTCCGCCAAGCGGGTGGCAGAGCTACGTTTTTCATGATCGGTCAGGAGATGGAGGCGTTCGAGGACATCGCAGCCGAAGTTCATGGTGCCGGTCACGAGATTGCCAATCATACCTATTCTCATCCTGATTTGACCAAGCTAACGCTGGATGATGCGCGGGCTGAATTGCAGCGGACGGAAGAGGGGATACAGCGGGTGACGGGGAAGGGCGCGTTGTGCTTCAGACCTCCATTTTTTGGCGTTAATGCCGACATTCTTTCGCTTGCAGCGGAGCTCGGATATTCAGCAATCGGTGCCGTGAACGGGGAGGCAAAGGATTGGGAGCAGCCTGGCGTCGATTTTATTTTGGAGCATACGAGGTTGACTGTTGCGCCTGGCAGCATATTTTTGTTCCATGACGGGTATGGCGAACGATCCCAGACGGTCGAGGCTGTCCGGGTACTGGTGGAAGAGCTTGCTGCAGAAGGGTATCGGTTCGTTACCGTCAGCGAGCTGCTTGAATTCACCGATCACGCCTGA